From Rhodovastum atsumiense, a single genomic window includes:
- a CDS encoding 4Fe-4S dicluster domain-containing protein, whose protein sequence is MAANSLPGRTRRSLFRGGTAATQAAGPAAPRPPVATDAPRWGMVIDLARCIGCQSCTLACAEENGLPAGGALTSVPVREVARHGAPRLEMLPLLCNHCAEAPCIPVCPVGASVQRPDGIVLVDADACIGCGYCVQACPYDARRLDAETGTADACSFCAHRLDAGLLPACVESCTGGARIFGDLNDPVSAPNRALAGREARVLQPARRTAPQVFYFGLATAQED, encoded by the coding sequence ATGGCAGCGAACTCCCTCCCGGGCCGGACGCGGCGCAGCCTGTTCCGCGGGGGGACCGCCGCGACGCAGGCCGCCGGTCCTGCCGCCCCTCGTCCGCCGGTGGCCACGGACGCGCCGCGCTGGGGCATGGTCATCGACCTTGCCCGCTGCATCGGCTGCCAGTCCTGCACCCTCGCCTGCGCCGAGGAGAACGGCCTGCCCGCGGGCGGCGCGCTGACCTCTGTCCCGGTCCGCGAGGTCGCGCGGCACGGCGCCCCCCGCCTGGAGATGCTGCCGCTGCTGTGCAACCACTGCGCCGAGGCCCCCTGCATCCCGGTCTGCCCGGTCGGCGCCAGCGTCCAGCGGCCCGACGGCATCGTGCTGGTGGATGCGGATGCCTGCATCGGCTGCGGCTATTGCGTGCAGGCCTGTCCGTATGACGCCCGCCGCCTGGACGCGGAGACCGGCACGGCGGATGCGTGCAGCTTCTGCGCCCACCGCCTCGATGCCGGGTTGCTGCCCGCCTGCGTGGAGAGCTGCACCGGCGGCGCGCGCATCTTCGGCGACCTCAACGATCCGGTCAGCGCGCCCAATCGTGCCCTGGCCGGGCGGGAGGCACGGGTGCTGCAACCGGCCCGGCGCACTGCGCCACAGGTCTTCTATTTCGGCCTCGCCACGGCGCAGGAGGACTGA
- the nrfD gene encoding NrfD/PsrC family molybdoenzyme membrane anchor subunit, producing the protein MPASPLVWQVWTAQFLFLAATSFGAFLLALPGRAFGHPHWQRVSRLGLLVALACGVAAPVALLAGLAQPARALTIYARGNGSSAMTSVAWMLPCYLGALVVFAWTTLRRDLAAAEGPGLRAKLHRIASLGGGGAPRLRLLAMIAAAGCGLGLLICGARVLTAVPARELWNTPLLPWIFAVAGLAGALGLALVLDRSCAPAGSRTLCEPRMTALLAWGTVAALAILAGLGWGWMGGSPVVTALAGAAGLALLPALLRAGWLVGGIAAASGWGMDWVVLAGGQSLPGSSVADLLPDLPALSGLLGATGLLLFLVIALAGSLPVLGPHRPGRA; encoded by the coding sequence ATGCCGGCGTCTCCCCTGGTCTGGCAGGTCTGGACGGCACAGTTCCTGTTCCTGGCCGCGACGTCGTTCGGGGCGTTCCTGCTGGCCTTGCCCGGACGCGCCTTCGGGCATCCGCACTGGCAGCGTGTCTCGCGGCTGGGACTGCTGGTGGCGCTGGCCTGCGGCGTGGCCGCACCGGTAGCATTGCTGGCCGGTCTGGCCCAGCCCGCACGGGCCTTGACCATCTACGCGCGCGGCAACGGGTCGTCCGCGATGACCTCGGTCGCCTGGATGCTTCCCTGCTATCTTGGTGCGCTGGTGGTCTTCGCCTGGACCACGCTGCGCCGCGACCTCGCCGCGGCGGAAGGCCCCGGGCTGCGGGCGAAGCTGCACCGGATCGCCTCGCTCGGCGGCGGTGGCGCGCCGCGGCTGCGCCTGCTGGCCATGATCGCCGCCGCCGGCTGCGGCCTCGGCCTGCTGATCTGCGGCGCCAGGGTGCTGACCGCGGTGCCGGCACGGGAGCTGTGGAACACGCCGCTGCTGCCCTGGATCTTTGCCGTCGCCGGCCTCGCCGGCGCGCTCGGGCTGGCGCTGGTGCTGGACCGAAGCTGCGCCCCGGCCGGCAGCCGTACGCTCTGCGAGCCGCGGATGACGGCGCTGCTGGCGTGGGGCACGGTGGCGGCGCTGGCGATCTTGGCCGGGCTCGGCTGGGGGTGGATGGGGGGATCCCCGGTCGTGACCGCGCTGGCGGGGGCAGCGGGCCTCGCCTTGCTGCCGGCGTTGCTCCGCGCGGGCTGGTTGGTCGGCGGCATCGCCGCGGCAAGCGGCTGGGGGATGGACTGGGTCGTGCTGGCCGGTGGCCAAAGCCTTCCGGGGTCATCCGTCGCGGATCTGCTGCCTGATCTGCCGGCGTTGTCCGGCCTGCTCGGCGCGACCGGGCTGCTGCTGTTCCTGGTGATCGCATTGGCCGGATCCTTGCCGGTGCTGGGTCCGCATCGTCCCGGAAGGGCGTGA
- a CDS encoding molybdopterin dinucleotide binding domain-containing protein: MAFRRSLLKAGAAGAGLAAFAAGTAETGRRLVSGLAAPRPAGRAPAPEAVVDPLTGEVTPNPEQYVAQTLCQGCGAGCGLRVRVERATGRVLRVGGNPWHPLVADPPLPDATTPREALRLLSRHHETGLTYRATLCGRGAALPAQAADPGRVLTPLKRVGPRHAGRWQAISLEQLIREVVEGGDLFGEGPVAGLRALRDDAPIDPARPHLGPRANQFAWLGTAEPGRLGLVRRFVRQGFGSVNLLATDTSPSWPDIGQAAYVIVCGGGTGDSFRPMLRRLAAGRATGRLDYVVAAPVLGTFDNAAAGAHAGWLPIRPGTELALALGMIGCIIAQGRYDAEYLSRPHAAAGTASFSNATHLVICEPGHPREGSFLRASDRGHTAADEDDPCVVEDAADGTLRPATVVPRAALFVDRRVGGLRIRSSLDLLRESTQAQPLAAFAAICGVPAEALAALARDFTSHGRRAVMVPGISGTANGSLATFALMTLNTLIGNIGSPGGMLPDGDAFPAEAAGPRYDLATFPGMRVASGVVSSAVPAEWLAASLQGTPYPLGALVLWGAPPLDGTPGLRAALARDLADPKKLPLIVAIDRFADGSSAFADYIVPDSMGPESWGWAARTHTAGWPVVSPRTATSADGAPVTLESFLIGCAKALGLPGFGTAAIRDAAGAAYPLVRAADWYLRAGANIAFAAPSVPDAGDDDLWLTGLDRLRPELEATLKPGEWRKVAGVLARGGRFADPGTATAVPRQVNICHENLTCPAGVPRWVPPSFADGTALQVPYPPAQWPFLLVSQQDPVPAAGRTVLLHQDDAARLGLGSGDTVLVETPDGRMTGTAVLRAGIMRGVIALAGDDLSPGPGLRDPTRTGESLWVDPASGSVVRQGLPARVMRA; encoded by the coding sequence ATGGCGTTTCGTCGCAGTTTGCTGAAGGCCGGCGCCGCCGGGGCCGGTCTCGCCGCCTTCGCCGCCGGCACCGCGGAGACCGGGCGCCGCCTGGTTTCCGGCCTCGCCGCCCCCCGCCCCGCCGGGCGGGCGCCGGCCCCCGAGGCCGTGGTCGATCCGCTGACAGGCGAGGTCACGCCAAACCCTGAGCAGTACGTGGCGCAGACGCTCTGCCAGGGCTGCGGCGCCGGCTGCGGCCTGCGGGTGCGGGTGGAGCGCGCCACCGGCCGCGTGCTGCGCGTCGGCGGGAACCCCTGGCATCCGCTTGTGGCCGATCCGCCGCTGCCCGACGCCACCACGCCGCGCGAGGCGCTGCGGCTGCTGTCGCGCCATCACGAGACCGGGCTGACCTATCGCGCAACGCTGTGTGGCCGCGGCGCCGCGCTGCCCGCCCAGGCCGCCGATCCCGGGCGCGTGCTGACCCCGCTCAAGCGGGTGGGGCCGCGCCATGCCGGGCGTTGGCAGGCGATCAGCCTCGAGCAGCTCATCCGCGAGGTGGTGGAGGGCGGCGACCTGTTCGGCGAAGGGCCGGTCGCGGGGCTGCGGGCCCTGCGCGACGATGCCCCGATCGACCCGGCGCGGCCACATCTGGGACCGCGGGCGAACCAGTTCGCCTGGCTGGGCACGGCCGAGCCCGGGCGTCTTGGGTTGGTGCGCCGTTTCGTGCGCCAGGGTTTCGGCAGCGTCAATCTCCTGGCCACGGACACGTCCCCCTCCTGGCCCGACATTGGGCAGGCTGCCTACGTGATCGTCTGCGGCGGCGGAACGGGCGATTCGTTTCGGCCGATGCTGCGTCGCCTCGCCGCGGGCCGTGCCACGGGGCGGCTCGATTATGTCGTCGCCGCACCGGTGCTCGGGACCTTCGACAATGCCGCCGCCGGCGCTCATGCCGGCTGGCTGCCGATCCGGCCCGGCACCGAACTGGCGCTGGCGCTCGGCATGATCGGTTGTATCATCGCGCAGGGGCGCTACGACGCAGAGTACCTGTCGCGCCCCCATGCGGCGGCCGGGACCGCGAGCTTTTCCAACGCGACGCATCTGGTGATCTGCGAGCCCGGCCATCCGCGCGAGGGCAGCTTCCTGCGCGCCTCCGATCGCGGCCACACCGCAGCCGACGAGGACGATCCCTGCGTGGTCGAGGACGCCGCCGACGGCACGCTGCGGCCGGCGACCGTGGTGCCGCGCGCCGCGCTGTTCGTCGATCGCCGCGTCGGTGGGCTGCGCATCCGTTCCAGCCTCGACCTGCTGCGCGAGAGCACGCAGGCGCAGCCGCTTGCGGCCTTCGCCGCCATCTGCGGCGTGCCGGCCGAGGCGCTTGCGGCGCTGGCCCGGGACTTCACCAGCCATGGCCGGCGCGCGGTGATGGTGCCGGGCATCTCCGGTACCGCCAATGGCAGCCTCGCGACCTTCGCGCTGATGACCCTGAACACGCTGATCGGCAACATTGGCTCTCCGGGTGGGATGCTGCCCGATGGCGACGCCTTCCCGGCCGAAGCCGCGGGACCGCGCTATGACCTCGCCACCTTTCCGGGCATGCGCGTGGCCTCTGGCGTGGTGTCATCCGCCGTCCCGGCGGAGTGGCTGGCGGCGTCGCTGCAGGGCACGCCCTATCCGCTGGGGGCGCTGGTCCTGTGGGGCGCGCCGCCGCTCGACGGCACGCCCGGATTGCGCGCGGCCCTGGCGAGAGATCTGGCCGACCCGAAAAAACTGCCCTTGATCGTGGCGATCGACCGTTTCGCCGACGGCAGCTCCGCCTTCGCCGACTACATCGTCCCGGACAGCATGGGACCTGAAAGCTGGGGCTGGGCCGCGCGCACACACACGGCCGGCTGGCCGGTGGTGTCGCCGCGCACCGCAACCAGCGCCGATGGCGCGCCGGTGACCCTGGAAAGCTTCCTGATCGGCTGCGCCAAGGCCCTGGGGCTGCCCGGGTTCGGGACGGCGGCGATCCGGGATGCGGCCGGCGCCGCGTATCCGCTGGTCCGCGCCGCCGATTGGTATCTGCGCGCCGGTGCCAATATCGCCTTCGCGGCCCCATCCGTGCCCGATGCCGGCGATGACGATCTGTGGCTGACCGGCCTTGATCGCCTGCGCCCGGAGCTGGAGGCCACGCTGAAACCCGGGGAATGGCGCAAGGTGGCGGGCGTGCTGGCACGCGGCGGGCGCTTCGCCGATCCGGGCACCGCGACGGCCGTGCCGCGCCAGGTAAACATCTGTCACGAAAACCTCACCTGCCCGGCCGGGGTGCCGCGCTGGGTGCCGCCCTCCTTCGCCGACGGCACGGCGCTGCAGGTGCCGTATCCGCCGGCGCAGTGGCCGTTCCTGCTGGTCAGCCAGCAGGACCCGGTGCCGGCAGCCGGCCGAACCGTATTGCTTCACCAGGACGATGCCGCGCGGCTCGGGCTGGGCAGCGGCGACACCGTGCTCGTCGAGACGCCGGACGGCCGCATGACCGGGACCGCAGTGCTGCGCGCCGGCATCATGCGCGGGGTGATCGCACTGGCCGGCGATGACCTCTCCCCCGGGCCGGGCCTGCGCGATCCGACCCGGACGGGCGAATCGCTCTGGGTCGACCCGGCCAGCGGGAGCGTCGTGCGACAGGGCTTGCCGGCACGGGTGATGCGCGCATAG
- a CDS encoding methyltransferase family protein: MAIGVVIGTAAYALAWVVFGAVVWFLTQDKAEALLARAFKRNQRLARNAIGAVLLGIVLVVGGKTVPDLEWPRPWLLLVLQQGIGIAGLLVLLAAAQARDVWALLGLPLAGDAQPEQNAPFVVRGVLAYVRHPFSAGAILILVALVHDLRSAATAIFAIIGILVALRLQERALLRRFADYAAYQAQVPALLPWRGRAWRRAES; the protein is encoded by the coding sequence ATGGCAATCGGTGTGGTGATCGGCACGGCCGCGTATGCGCTGGCCTGGGTGGTATTCGGGGCGGTGGTCTGGTTCCTGACGCAGGACAAGGCCGAGGCGCTGCTGGCGCGGGCCTTCAAACGCAACCAGCGATTGGCGCGGAACGCGATCGGGGCGGTGCTGCTCGGGATCGTGCTGGTGGTCGGCGGGAAAACAGTTCCGGATCTGGAATGGCCGCGCCCCTGGCTGCTGCTGGTTCTGCAACAGGGGATCGGCATCGCCGGGCTGCTGGTGCTGCTGGCCGCGGCGCAGGCCCGCGATGTCTGGGCGCTGCTCGGCCTCCCCCTGGCCGGTGACGCCCAACCCGAACAGAATGCGCCATTCGTCGTGCGCGGCGTGCTCGCCTATGTGCGCCACCCCTTCAGCGCCGGCGCGATCCTGATCCTGGTGGCCCTGGTGCACGACCTGCGCTCGGCGGCCACGGCGATCTTCGCGATCATCGGCATCCTGGTCGCCTTGCGGCTGCAGGAGCGGGCATTGCTGCGCCGGTTCGCGGACTATGCCGCCTACCAGGCCCAGGTGCCGGCGTTGCTGCCCTGGCGTGGTCGCGCGTGGCGGCGCGCGGAAAGCTGA
- a CDS encoding sulfurtransferase yields the protein MPRRLVAVLLALALAGATLASARAADPLVAGSWLETRLSDGPGTGKRLVVLDVRPAAEHAAGHVPGAVSAEYGTAGWLARQPGGAAGALPPIEQIASTIGALGVGNDDHVVIVAEHFPMAARVYWTFKVLGHAEVSVLDGGWNAWRGPQERGPVQPQPAQFTPQYNPSLRASLTEVALAASSGAATLVDARPLAQWNGTARSPVVRTGGHLPGAVWVDQQATLAPDGRLQPAEHQAKLFSSLPAKPVITYCNTGTLAAGDWFVLSEVLGRPNTRLYDGSMSEWTADPSRPVIR from the coding sequence ATGCCTCGTCGTCTCGTCGCCGTTCTCCTGGCGCTGGCGCTCGCCGGCGCAACCCTGGCCTCCGCCCGCGCCGCTGATCCCCTGGTCGCGGGGAGCTGGCTGGAAACGCGGCTGTCGGACGGGCCGGGAACGGGGAAAAGACTGGTCGTGCTGGATGTCCGCCCGGCCGCCGAGCACGCGGCCGGGCACGTGCCGGGGGCGGTCTCGGCCGAATACGGAACCGCGGGCTGGCTGGCCCGCCAACCCGGCGGCGCGGCCGGCGCCCTGCCCCCCATCGAGCAGATCGCCAGCACCATCGGGGCGCTGGGCGTCGGCAACGACGACCACGTGGTGATCGTGGCGGAGCACTTCCCGATGGCGGCTCGGGTCTACTGGACCTTCAAGGTGCTTGGCCATGCCGAGGTCTCGGTGCTCGATGGCGGCTGGAATGCCTGGCGCGGCCCACAGGAACGCGGCCCGGTGCAGCCGCAGCCGGCACAGTTCACGCCCCAGTACAACCCCTCACTGCGGGCGAGCCTGACCGAGGTGGCTCTGGCCGCATCCAGCGGCGCGGCGACGCTGGTGGACGCACGCCCGCTGGCGCAGTGGAACGGCACGGCACGCTCGCCCGTGGTGCGGACCGGCGGGCACCTGCCGGGCGCGGTCTGGGTGGACCAGCAGGCGACACTGGCGCCGGATGGCCGGCTGCAGCCGGCGGAACACCAGGCGAAACTGTTCAGTTCCCTCCCGGCCAAGCCGGTGATCACCTATTGCAACACCGGTACCCTGGCAGCCGGGGACTGGTTCGTGTTGTCCGAAGTACTGGGCCGGCCGAATACCAGGCTGTACGACGGGTCCATGTCGGAATGGACCGCCGATCCCTCCAGGCCGGTGATTCGGTAA
- a CDS encoding NUDIX hydrolase yields MTEPDWLTWARELQAIAQTGLAFTRDPYDRERYETLRLLAARAMAAHTDGNVQRIVDLFAGEQGYATPKVDVRAAAFRDGRILLVRELVDAGRWTLPGGWADVNLTGAENVAKEVMEEAGYTTRAVKLAAAWDRTRQGHPPSPFSCLKLFYLCEITGGTASDSLETQGAAFFGPDEIPDDLSLGRVLPGQIQRMFEHFRHPELPTDFD; encoded by the coding sequence ATGACCGAACCCGACTGGTTGACCTGGGCACGGGAACTACAGGCGATCGCACAGACCGGCCTCGCCTTTACCCGCGATCCCTATGACCGGGAACGCTACGAAACCCTGCGGCTGCTGGCGGCACGGGCGATGGCGGCACACACGGATGGCAATGTGCAGCGCATCGTCGACCTCTTTGCCGGGGAACAGGGCTACGCCACGCCGAAAGTGGACGTGCGCGCCGCCGCCTTCCGCGACGGACGCATCCTGCTGGTGCGCGAACTGGTCGATGCCGGCCGCTGGACCCTGCCGGGCGGCTGGGCCGACGTGAACCTCACCGGCGCCGAGAACGTCGCCAAGGAAGTGATGGAGGAGGCCGGCTACACAACCCGTGCGGTCAAGCTCGCCGCCGCCTGGGACCGGACGCGGCAAGGACATCCGCCCTCACCGTTTTCCTGCCTCAAGCTGTTCTACCTGTGCGAGATCACCGGCGGCACCGCTTCGGACAGCCTGGAAACCCAGGGCGCGGCCTTCTTTGGCCCCGACGAGATCCCGGACGACCTCTCGCTCGGCCGCGTGCTGCCCGGGCAGATCCAGCGGATGTTCGAGCATTTCCGCCATCCGGAACTGCCGACCGACTTCGACTGA
- a CDS encoding MFS transporter: MHPLSSVALFLGFRLLRNLYFHMAVTVPFYMGCGLDMTRILTLESAYYVAKVLSDVPTGLLADLAGRRLCLALSGFLAGFGYLTMGLGSSFGVFLVAEILLGVAFSLASGADSAAVYEALAASGRERWYARVEGAGWALRNCAAALAGAGGGLVAAAAGPGVTWFCTAGCVTAAGLLALGLPEPRTRPVAGHGGPVALLRQLAGFMRADRFAADAFLFFAAVYSVVRVGLFFLQPLLAGLGFGIAWNGMVYAGAVGLSIGFAALAATLFPTSRPGRGAAVFAAAAGLFFLAWGVGGAGLGAWSVVAGFAGVVLYSAMHGLYDPVLRGWVTPRLPAALRATLLSSGAMMANLLFAGIGPLAGWLTDRVGLSGAMLVLAVLHAPALVLLPLRLRRHAPG, from the coding sequence ATGCATCCTCTCTCCAGCGTCGCCCTGTTCCTCGGCTTCCGCCTGCTGCGCAACCTGTATTTCCACATGGCGGTGACCGTGCCGTTCTACATGGGGTGCGGCCTCGACATGACGCGCATCCTGACGCTGGAAAGCGCGTACTACGTGGCGAAGGTGCTCAGCGACGTGCCGACCGGGCTGCTGGCCGACCTCGCGGGGCGGCGGCTGTGCCTTGCGCTCAGCGGCTTCCTCGCCGGGTTCGGCTACCTGACCATGGGGCTGGGCAGTTCCTTCGGCGTGTTCCTGGTGGCCGAAATCCTGCTCGGCGTCGCCTTCAGCCTGGCCTCGGGCGCCGACAGCGCCGCGGTCTACGAAGCGCTGGCGGCCTCCGGGCGGGAGCGCTGGTATGCGCGGGTGGAGGGCGCTGGCTGGGCATTGCGCAATTGCGCGGCGGCGCTGGCCGGCGCCGGGGGCGGGCTGGTTGCCGCGGCGGCTGGCCCCGGTGTCACCTGGTTCTGCACCGCCGGTTGCGTCACCGCGGCGGGGCTGCTCGCGCTCGGGTTGCCGGAGCCCCGGACACGGCCGGTGGCGGGCCATGGCGGGCCGGTGGCGCTGTTGCGGCAACTGGCCGGCTTCATGCGCGCCGACCGTTTCGCCGCCGATGCCTTCCTGTTCTTCGCGGCGGTGTACTCGGTGGTGCGGGTCGGGCTGTTCTTCCTGCAGCCGCTGCTGGCCGGGCTGGGCTTCGGCATCGCCTGGAACGGCATGGTCTATGCCGGGGCGGTGGGACTTTCGATCGGGTTCGCGGCGCTGGCGGCCACGCTGTTCCCGACCAGCCGGCCCGGTCGCGGGGCGGCTGTCTTCGCCGCCGCGGCGGGGTTGTTCTTCCTGGCCTGGGGGGTGGGCGGAGCCGGGCTGGGGGCGTGGTCGGTCGTCGCCGGCTTCGCCGGTGTTGTGCTTTATTCCGCCATGCATGGGCTCTATGACCCGGTGCTGCGCGGCTGGGTCACGCCGCGCCTGCCGGCCGCCCTGCGCGCCACGCTGCTCTCGTCCGGCGCCATGATGGCGAACCTGCTGTTCGCCGGAATCGGCCCGCTCGCGGGATGGCTCACTGACCGGGTGGGCCTGTCGGGTGCGATGCTGGTGCTGGCGGTGCTGCATGCCCCGGCGCTGGTGCTGCTGCCCTTGCGGCTGCGGCGCCACGCCCCGGGGTGA
- the recO gene encoding DNA repair protein RecO, which yields MEWDAPAIVLDARPFGEGDAIATVMTEAQGAHRGLARGGTGRRGAGTWQPGNLVQVRWVGRTADQLGSFSAELVHPAAALAMDDPLQLAMLSAACAVAEGALPERESHPRVFAGLLALIARLSTGAPLLAGLIRWEAELLAELGYGLDLSSCPVTGASTGLAWVSPRTGRAISDEAAGPWRSRLLPLPSLLTRESNSDGDAAQWRDGLRLTGHFLARDVFGLRHRPLPQARQALYERVTQMGETDSDA from the coding sequence ATGGAGTGGGACGCGCCGGCGATCGTGCTGGATGCTCGCCCCTTCGGCGAAGGCGATGCGATCGCAACCGTCATGACCGAGGCGCAGGGCGCGCATCGCGGCCTTGCCCGCGGCGGCACGGGACGGCGCGGCGCCGGCACCTGGCAGCCGGGCAACCTGGTGCAGGTGCGCTGGGTCGGCCGCACCGCCGACCAGCTCGGCAGCTTCAGCGCCGAGCTGGTGCATCCCGCTGCCGCCCTCGCCATGGATGACCCGCTGCAACTGGCGATGCTGAGCGCGGCCTGCGCGGTGGCCGAGGGGGCGCTGCCCGAACGCGAATCGCATCCCCGCGTGTTCGCCGGCCTGCTGGCCCTGATTGCCCGCCTTTCCACCGGCGCGCCCCTGCTCGCCGGGCTGATTCGCTGGGAAGCGGAGCTGCTGGCGGAACTCGGCTATGGGCTCGATCTGTCCTCCTGCCCGGTGACCGGCGCGAGCACCGGGCTTGCCTGGGTTTCGCCACGCACCGGCCGGGCGATCTCCGACGAAGCCGCGGGCCCCTGGCGGTCGCGCCTGTTGCCGCTGCCGTCGCTGCTGACCCGGGAGAGCAACAGTGACGGCGATGCCGCACAATGGCGCGACGGGCTGCGGCTGACCGGCCATTTCCTGGCCCGCGACGTGTTCGGCCTGCGCCACCGCCCGTTGCCCCAGGCCCGTCAGGCGCTGTACGAGCGCGTCACCCAGATGGGGGAGACCGATTCGGATGCCTGA
- the parC gene encoding DNA topoisomerase IV subunit A: protein MPDDLSGKIEDTKLADALSERYLAYALSTIMSRSLPDVRDGLKPVHRRLIYAMHQLRLDPTAGFKKCARVVGDVIGKYHPHGDASVYDALVRLAQDFAARFPLIEGQGNFGNIDGDNAAAMRYTESRLTEVAKALLAGIDEDAVDFRPTYDGEESEPVVLPGGFPNLLANGAAGIAVGMATSIPPHNAGEVCAAAIALIHNPEASTAELLRHMPGPDFPTGGIIVEEPASMLAAYEQGRGGFRIRAKWEVERGKHGNWVVVVTEIPYQVQKAKLIEQIAQLLEEKKLPLLGDVRDESTEVVRLVLEPKTRAVEPEVLMATLFRATALESRFPLNMNVLTADRTPRVLSLREVLRSWLDHRHEVLVRRAKHRLAAIERRLEILDGFIKVFLNLDEVIRIIRTEDEPRPVLMKTFDLTEVQAEAILNMRLRSLRKLEEMEIRREHKSLSKERKDTQALLASEKLRWERIAGELESMREKFGGGALGTRRSVFGDVTAVAEVAPEAFIEREAITVILSDKGWIRAVRGQVADPADLRFKEGDRLRLLVPCETIDRLCLFSTNGRAYTLRAGDLPRGRGDGQPVRLLVEMTNEDDVTALFVPREGQRYLVAANSGRGFLVKAEELSAEKRTGKQILNLRPGEEAAFCIAAEGDHVAVIGDNRKLLVFPLEQIPELVRGAGVILQKYKEGGLKDVKVFRLADGLTWKLGEKVRTETALKDWLGERAQVGRLPPNGFPRSGRFS from the coding sequence ATGCCTGACGACCTGAGTGGCAAGATCGAGGACACCAAGCTCGCGGACGCGCTGAGCGAGCGCTACCTCGCCTATGCCCTCTCGACCATCATGTCCCGCTCGCTGCCGGATGTGCGCGACGGCCTCAAGCCGGTGCACCGGCGGCTGATCTACGCCATGCACCAGTTGCGACTGGATCCCACCGCCGGCTTCAAGAAATGCGCCCGCGTGGTCGGCGACGTGATCGGTAAATACCACCCCCACGGCGACGCCTCGGTCTATGACGCGCTGGTGCGGCTGGCGCAGGATTTCGCCGCGCGCTTCCCGCTGATCGAGGGCCAGGGGAATTTCGGCAATATCGACGGCGATAACGCCGCGGCCATGCGCTACACCGAATCGCGCCTGACCGAGGTGGCGAAGGCGCTGCTCGCCGGCATCGACGAGGACGCCGTCGATTTCCGCCCGACCTATGACGGCGAGGAAAGCGAGCCCGTGGTGCTGCCGGGCGGCTTCCCCAACCTGCTCGCCAACGGCGCCGCCGGCATCGCCGTCGGCATGGCGACCTCGATCCCGCCGCACAATGCCGGCGAGGTCTGCGCCGCCGCCATCGCGCTGATCCACAACCCCGAGGCCAGCACCGCCGAGCTGCTCAGGCACATGCCCGGCCCGGACTTCCCCACCGGCGGCATCATCGTCGAGGAACCGGCCTCCATGCTCGCCGCCTACGAGCAGGGGCGCGGGGGCTTCCGCATCCGCGCGAAATGGGAGGTGGAGCGCGGCAAGCACGGCAACTGGGTGGTGGTGGTCACCGAGATCCCCTACCAGGTCCAGAAGGCCAAGCTGATCGAGCAGATCGCGCAACTGCTGGAAGAGAAGAAGCTGCCGCTGCTCGGCGACGTGCGTGACGAAAGCACCGAGGTGGTGCGGCTGGTGCTGGAGCCCAAGACCCGCGCGGTCGAGCCGGAAGTGCTGATGGCGACGCTGTTCCGCGCCACCGCGCTGGAAAGCCGTTTCCCGCTGAATATGAACGTGCTGACCGCCGACCGCACGCCGCGGGTGCTGTCGCTGCGCGAGGTGCTGCGATCCTGGCTGGACCACCGCCACGAGGTGCTGGTCCGCCGGGCGAAGCACCGGCTCGCCGCGATCGAGCGGCGGCTGGAAATCCTCGACGGCTTCATCAAGGTCTTCCTCAACCTCGACGAGGTGATCCGCATCATCCGCACCGAGGACGAGCCCCGGCCGGTGCTGATGAAGACCTTCGACCTGACCGAGGTGCAGGCGGAGGCCATCCTCAACATGCGCCTGCGCTCGCTGCGCAAGCTCGAGGAGATGGAGATCCGCCGCGAGCACAAGTCGCTGTCCAAGGAACGCAAGGACACCCAGGCGCTGCTGGCCAGCGAGAAGCTGCGCTGGGAGCGCATCGCCGGCGAACTGGAGAGCATGCGCGAGAAGTTCGGCGGCGGCGCGCTCGGCACCCGCCGCAGCGTGTTCGGCGACGTGACCGCGGTGGCCGAGGTGGCGCCCGAGGCCTTCATCGAGCGCGAGGCGATCACCGTCATCCTCTCCGACAAGGGCTGGATCCGTGCCGTGCGCGGCCAGGTCGCCGATCCTGCTGACCTGCGCTTCAAGGAAGGCGACCGGCTACGTCTGCTGGTGCCGTGCGAGACCATCGACCGGCTGTGCCTGTTCTCGACCAATGGCCGTGCCTACACGCTGCGTGCCGGCGACCTGCCGCGCGGGCGCGGCGATGGCCAGCCGGTCCGGCTGCTGGTGGAGATGACCAACGAGGACGACGTCACCGCGCTGTTCGTGCCGCGCGAGGGCCAGCGCTACCTGGTTGCTGCCAACAGCGGCCGTGGTTTCCTGGTCAAGGCCGAGGAGCTTTCGGCGGAGAAGCGCACCGGCAAGCAGATCCTGAACCTGCGCCCCGGCGAGGAAGCGGCGTTCTGCATCGCCGCCGAGGGCGACCACGTCGCCGTCATCGGCGACAACCGCAAGCTGCTGGTGTTCCCGCTGGAGCAGATACCGGAACTGGTCCGCGGTGCCGGCGTGATCCTGCAGAAATACAAGGAAGGTGGCCTGAAGGACGTGAAGGTGTTCCGGCTGGCCGATGGCCTGACCTGGAAGCTGGGCGAAAAGGTCCGCACCGAGACGGCCTTGAAGGACTGGCTGGGGGAACGGGCCCAGGTCGGCCGCCTGCCACCCAATGGCTTCCCCCGGAGCGGCCGCTTCAGCTGA